The segment ttgagaaaacggtaaaacaatataaattctcgttaacgagaattacggatttgttataaacacatgtcatgacacggcgaaacgcgcaaaAACAGgagttggttttcccgttattttctcccgactccgatgtccgattgagcctaaatttccacaggattgttattttatatataagttgtgatacacgaagtgtgggacttggacaatactgtttaccgaaagggtccaatggctttaactccaTGACTGAATTGAAATTAATATCAGTGGTACCGTGATTAATTGTTTGTCTATTAAAGTttgctataataataataataataataataataataatatcgaagtctcataatagcgcacgtatctatcTAACAAGGTACTTAAAGCGCTAAGTattgtatacaaactttcagaaagatgggttattgaaatgatgaattctgagacccaattatgtagcacttctAAGGGTTTAccaggtgctacagcgcattcagcagccacagccaggaacaccggggcgaaccccttctcttttcgataagtgctctgggttcttttacatgcgttattGGACCAACAGTTTTACGTCACATCCGaatgacgaagcaatggttaaatgtcttgttTAAGGATACAAttagtgtcacggctggggattcgaaccaacactctgctgatcagaaacaccggagtTTGAAATCGGTGATCtataaacaagaaaagaaaattactATTTAATGCGCCAACGTGTGAAGAACCAAAACCCAGTTTGTTAAACAACTGTTCCAGTTTCTGTGTTTTTAGGGCGCAAACTGGGGGAAAACATAATTTGGGAGCACATAAAACATTACGTTGATTGGCGGAAGGTCGTGTCCGAAGTTAAACTATCCGTAAATTTTCTCAAAGCAACAATGCAtattgattattaatttttcaATCTTTTATTTGGTCATACCGTTCTCTAGAGGCtgtacaatattattaatacataattttaattatttttttgtttcgaGGATACATCATGTCACTCTGTACAGTGTTTTCTTACATCaatattttgggggtcaaatcATAAAGAcaattcaattatttaaaattaatatcTTATCATAGTCAAACCTCGACGCCCAAAACACTGCAATTGTGCTAAGCACTTGaacaattgcttagcagaagtgtGTGTTATCAGCTTAAACCATATGTAATACACACTATTGTGTGTGGTTCCCAGCTAGCTTTTTCTTAAGTATGAAATTTGCCATCTTGAAATTTGAAGTTGGTCATAAATCACAAAAAGACACCTAGTATAAATTtaacataaatttgtttttaagtttgtgAAATTGAACAACAAAGCCTGTCGGCGCATCAGCTGAATGCTGCAATTTAAAACAGCACACAGTATTGTCTACAAGCTTGAGCAGAGACTATAATTGGAGTTCACTAAGGAATGGCACAGCTGACACTCTAGAAACTAGTCTTGTTACAAGTTTGTTTTGTCTTCATAGAGTGTTTCACAAATTTCTCCCGAATAACGAATTTAGTAATTACTTTAATAGTGGGAAACGCTAATGTTATTAAAGCTACGATAGACAAACTGTTGATAATAttcaaacatacaaaaatagaGAATGCTTGACCAGCTGATCGCTACGTACGCGAGTCAACGATGCACTAAATAGGTTcttaaaattgtgtttgttgCTGAGAGTATCAGCTACTTCTGGATTGCAATGGGGGAAATGTGGTTTAAGTTAACAAAAAATCCACATCAACATTCTTgcaggaagaaaaacaaaatacaaaatcccAAAgaatatacaatttttttttgtaacggACATATTTTGTTCTACGtacaactcaaaataattatcagcataaaacctcacttggtaacgagtaatgggagaggttgatagtataaaacattgtaagaaacggttccctctgaagtgacgtagttttagaaaTAGAAGtcattttcgacgaatttggtttcgagacctcaagtttagaatttgaggtctcgaaatcaagcatagcTTCATTTAAATAGGATTACAACAATCGAACCGTTAAACAAATCCGACGGtatattttgaatttgaaaaatgaCGAAAGTACTCTGTAGAAAGTAAgtaaaacataattatattaaactgaattttaaaaattcaagaAGCAActctctaaaaaaaaagaaaaaaaagagctagatataacaaaaataatatatgaAAAAAAAGACCTTCGTCGGAAATACATAAGGTCATTGTCGGCTGGTATACACTAATGCCGTCGCGTTCCCTGTGTGCACTTACTATAACTATATACAGGCTCAAAGAGGGGCCAGTCTCTAATGGCCTCTCCCCTCGTTTTCGCTGTATAATCAGACAAACAAGTCTATTGTAAACGAAACAAGAGGAACTTTAACGTAGAGAGATTGTTATGTAATAAAGGTGATCCATTTACAACACACAATATCTACAGGGAGAAATGTATTGCACATCTAGGCCTATGTTttgctattaaaaaaaacactgtagcACTAAACTTTCTACATAATTACACACCATACCACAATGATAATAGTTCAAGATAAAATGTTGTCGATTTGAAAGTCTAGTGCCCTCTGTTGACCTTCTCGGCACTTTCCAACGGAGAAGTGGATTGTCTGATACGGGAACTGATGGCTCAGCGGCCATGCAAGGTCTGCTTTAGCAACGGTATGGAGCGATGCGGAGTTGCCGCTAGACGGGGACAGAGGTCGATGGCCTCGGCAGCGTTTCTTGCTACGTGCCTGGTGATGCTGGTGAAATATCTCGGCCATCTTCATCGGTGGAGGGTAGGACATTTCGGCGGCAAAATGGGGGAATGGACAGTACTTTGTCGTCTGATGGGGCAACCAGGCTACCGGGTAGCACCTCTGGTTTGTTGGGTAGGTTGTGAAGCCGCTGACGCCCTTTGGGTGTGACGGTGTTTTGCTCGGGCTGGGCTTGGTGCGGCTGGCTGTCTGGGTTGATGGAGGGCGTGTCTTTGCGGGTGCAAGATTGTGATGCTCGCTCGAGACTCTCTGCTCGGTCTCGCCGCATTCTGAGAAACCAAGGATACTGTCAATACTGAAGGGACCGGTAAATTTGGACCGTGGCTTACCGGTGCCGATCTCGGGCTGTGTGGCCCGGCTCCTCTGCCTCGACGACTTCCCCTCCCTCTCTTTCCCCCGCGGGATGCGTTTACGGCGCCTACGGAAAACCCCGTCGGCAAAGGTGTA is part of the Asterias rubens chromosome 4, eAstRub1.3, whole genome shotgun sequence genome and harbors:
- the LOC117289609 gene encoding forkhead box protein Q1-like; translation: MDVEECFHPSSPPHSPAGTWTSSVSDAPISPSVLGFEHSPEDEAIGPSKNEVRDPLKPKGKPTYHRHPKPPYSYIALIAMAIKDSVTGRLTLAEINEYLMKRFAFFRGSYTGWRNSVRHNLSLNECFVKILRDPARPWGKDNYWTINEDSEYTFADGVFRRRRKRIPRGKEREGKSSRQRSRATQPEIGTGKPRSKFTGPFSIDSILGFSECGETEQRVSSEHHNLAPAKTRPPSTQTASRTKPSPSKTPSHPKGVSGFTTYPTNQRCYPVAWLPHQTTKYCPFPHFAAEMSYPPPMKMAEIFHQHHQARSKKRCRGHRPLSPSSGNSASLHTVAKADLAWPLSHQFPYQTIHFSVGKCREGQQRALDFQIDNILS